A portion of the Sabethes cyaneus chromosome 3, idSabCyanKW18_F2, whole genome shotgun sequence genome contains these proteins:
- the LOC128742484 gene encoding peroxiredoxin-5, mitochondrial, producing the protein MHPVLVKCLVSKCSLVTQLGRSAAVLQRLSFHTTKMVQIKEGDKIPSIDLYEDSPANKVNISDLCAGKKVILFAVPGAFTPGCSKTHLPGYVDKAADLKSSGVADIVCVSVNDPFVMSAWGKQHNTAGKVRMLADPAAVFTKKLELGADLPPLGGLRSKRYSMVLEDGVIKTLNVEPDGTGLSCSLADKIKV; encoded by the exons ATGCATCCGGTTCTAGTGAAGTGTTTGGTCAGCAAGTGCAGTCTAGTAACACAACTCGGGCGTTCAGCAGCGGTATTACAGCGGCTTTCTTTTCATACGACGAAAATGGTGCAGATTAAG GAAGGCGACAAAATCCCGTCAATCGATTTATATGAAGATTCACCGGCTAACAAGGTCAACATCTCCGATCTGTGCGCAGGCAAAAAGGTCATCTTGTTTGCCGTTCCCGGTGCATTTACTCCAGGATGTTCAAAGACCCATCTGCCCGGCTACGTTGATAAAGCGGCGGACCTGAAATCATCCGGTGTGGCTGATATTGTTTGCGTTTCCGTCAATGATCCGTTCGTAATGTCGGCTTGGGGAAAGCAGCATAATACTGCCGGTAAAGTTCGCATGCTGGCCGATCCGGCAGCGGTGTTTACCAAAAAGCTTGAGCTTGGCGCTGATTTGCCCCCGCTTGGCGGACTTCGTTCCAAGCGCTACTCCATGGTACTGGAGGATGGTGTTATCAAAACGTTGAATGTGGAACCAGACGGAACCGGCCTCTCCTGTTCGTTGGCAGATAAGATTAAGGTCTAA
- the LOC128741834 gene encoding erythroid differentiation-related factor 1 — translation MEDDLDVCTIPPGGESEHSVITESLEKLEKDEVKSNAIVRFLNVQSTAPFARLKCNTDLNLPPSNWLNNSANSYGLGQFLSQQRGFSSFRMANMFPDCVGGVDVVSDAENIKRLLKLPYSRKSVISMIVHRIENTLLIDEFDVARYLLRQGESEWQWLRSFIYENILNSLSDSEKKLFIHTKSREALAHKYLTSKFLYYSLRADEEGEHNEENELLVDEDAGCQKFKPLPLAGPILPEPDEEENFPDPRHTNHVFNRNVVWTFEDIRMLIGTDMPIFGGANRPCISLRLRDETKPINVLTGIDYWLDNLMCNVPEVVMCYHLDGIVQRYELIKTEDLPQLENSRFSPKVIRNVAQNILAFLKANATKAGHTYWLFKAKNDDVVKLYDLTTLCQKHAACETQNEEEIDEEDQKNQNPFTIPVAMLLYTVARNMKNSPEGISATKAGAIKMLLDNCIKLLPKEKYPQIVTSSHYILSDLHIPAETDPGSPKFNTTLDVDDEELDEETDASASPQPEEYGPDHINNRLEAAIKSIEETLQEYNGGNGGSRWRYNARPPPLVGDIEERCEVALQHIADGLSCLQYFDSSEEQKCREKEKAEEKRKIYHEETHPNLAKSDDPIPLPYCPLNPAPQMADSDVPIPMGWKPDTNGSNTKSCEVGKKVSKKKNKRKTDKKKAIADDTSTEIDARSLLLKGEMGVIKSWNVHLKILLFEKACLTYATLAEWFYSLEKFGTSLRFLYSAVRCQQVVTKYISCVSSQRGLLLGRIGDCFFQLTKKWDDIQSHLKEFNEESRIDQLIMDELVKDIGDGVEQSLPAPADNIEQLMITSCGCYEAALASTSNNDAKDELNRRLGSVRNELGVKYMHWAQEEYQRFWELPEEEREPFEKPQEEPCKVEPLYQVLAKKSYDSLQKGVALFEAVNDSTNLAFLLCNMGRFMRFRAHIHLIGESPNNVNLQKKFYNEAFTHYRRALAVLGSKKKNPDLWSLVTWELSTATFNLAKQLQDYSEADRHGRHDQEEIEQEVVDMLQKALKICDQEQNGPRHVLYAFRAALIHHRIASYYHFSFRSAAEEHRRKTTLQLCKLHYEKAAKMFESLSEPQEYLQIQMERIALQEYQCELAQTIPAKLRLLQQAVDLCKQSQPMIECLCTSKSVVSTTSNNIDFEETQKLLELFEKRLQVILKTIAKLWLLSSSTTKKGESDRQATHYKALFGLTLQKRPAVYTADDSTQGSSSSASNNVIKEVALHLVNLLQKICDLDKTNHG, via the exons ATGGAAGACGACCTTGATGTTTGCACAATACCACCCGGTGGTGAATCGGAACATTCCGTAATCACAGAATCActggaaaaactagaaaaagacGAAGTTAAGTCGAATGCGATTGTTCGCTTCTTGAATGTGCAAAGCACAGCACCGTTTGCCAGATTAAAATGTAACACCGATTTGAATTTGCCACCTTCGAACTGGTTGAATAATTCGGCCAATTCCTATGGACTGGGACAGTTTCTTTCCCAGCAGAGAGGCTTCAGCAGCTTTCGGATGGCGAACATGTTTCCCGACTGCGTTGGCGGTGTGGATGTCGTTTCTGATGCGGAAAATATAAAGCGGCTGCTAAAGTTGCCCTACTCGAGGAAAAGTGTCATTTCGATGATAGTTCATCGGATTGAAAACACACTGCTGATTGATGAGTTTGATGTGGCTCGTTACTTGTTACGTCAAGGGGAGAGCGAGTGGCAGTGGTTGCGGTCGTTTATATACGAAAATATACTGAACAGTTTAAGTGACAGTGAGAAAAAGCTTTTCATTCATACAAAATCACGGGAAGCACTGGCACATAAGTATTTGACTTCGAAATTTCTGTACTACAGTCTGCGAGCTGACGAAGAAGGTGAGCATAATGAAGAGAATGAGTTGCTGGTGGATGAAGACGCGGGATGCCAGAAGTTCAAGCCACTACCGCTGGCGGGACCGATCTTACCCGAGCCAGACGAGGAAGAAAACTTCCCAGATCCACGTCATACGAATCACGTATTTAATCGGAATGTTGTGTGGACCTTCGAGGATATTCGAATGTTGATTGGCACCGATATGCCCATTTTTGGTGGAGCAAACCGTCCATGTATTAGCCTGAGATTGAGAGACGAGACCAAGCCGATCAACGTACTAACCGGTATCGACTATTGGTTGGACAATTTGATGTGCAACGTACCGGAGGTGGTCATGTGCTACCATCTGGATGGTATTGTTCAGAG ATATGAACTGATTAAAACAGAAGATTTACCGCAATTGGAAAATTCAAGGTTCTCCCCAAAGGTGATACGAAACGTCGCTCAAAATATACTGGCTTTTTTGAAAGCTAACGCCACCAAGGCTGGCCATACTTACTGGTTATTTAAGGCCAAAAATGATGatgttgtgaaattatatgaTTTGACTACGCTGTGCCAAAAACATGCCGCGTGTGAAACGCAAAACGAGGAAGAGATCGACGAAGAAgatcagaaaaatcaaaatccaTTTACTATTCCCGTGGCCATGCTGCTGTACACTGTTGCTAGAAATATGAAAAATTCACCGGAAGGAATATCGGCAACCAAGGCCGGTGCTATCAAGATGCTGCTAGATAATTGCATCAAATTGTTGCCGAAAGAAAAGTATCCCCAGATTGTGACTTCCTCCCATTACATTCTTTCCGATCTGCACATCCCAGCGGAAACGGATCCCGGCTCTCCTAAGTTTAACACTACACTGGATGTGGATGATGAGGAATTGGACGAAGAAACGGATGCCAGTGCTTCCCCACAGCCGGAAGAATATGGGCCAGATCATATTAACAATCGGCTAGAAGCGGCTATCAAAAGCATTGAGGAAACCCTCCAGGAATATAACGGTGGCAATGGAGGCAGTCGATGGCGATACAACGCAAGACCACCGCCATTGGTCGGTGACATCGAGGAACGTTGTGAAGTTGCCCTGCAACACATTGCCGATGGGTTGAGCTGCTTACAGTATTTCGATAGCAGTGAAGAGCAAAAAtgcagagaaaaagaaaaggcaGAAGAAAAACGCAAAATATACCACGAAGAAACTCATCCGAATTTGGCAAAATCTGACGATCCGATTCCGCTTCCGTACTGTCCACTCAATCCAGCACCACAAATGGCCGATTCTGACGTCCCGATACCCATGGGTTGGAAACCGGACACAAACGGAAGCAACACGAAGTCGTGTGAAGtcggcaaaaaagtttctaagaagaaaaacaaacggAAAACCGACAAAAAGAAAGCGATCGCGGATGACACCTCGACTGAAATCGATGCCCGGTCGCTCTTGCTTAAGGGTGAAATGGGAGTTATTAAATCGTGGAACGTCCACTTGAAGATTTTGCTTTTCGAAAAGGCATGTCTTACCTATGCAACGCTGGCGGAGTGGTTTTACTCGTTGGAGAAATTTGGAACTTCTCTCCGCTTTCTGTATTCGGCGGTACGTTGCCAGCAAGTTGTTACCAAATACATATCGTGTGTTTCGTCGCAACGTGGACTGCTGCTTGGTCGGATAGGTGACTGTTTCTTTCAACTCACCAAGAAATGGGACGACATTCAAAGTCACTTGAAAGAATTTAACGAAGAAAGTCGAATTGATCAATTGATTATGGATGAATTGGTGAAGGATATTGGTGACGGCGTGGAGCAGTCCCTTCCTGCACCGGCGGACAACATTGAGCAGCTCATGATTACCAGTTGTGGTTGCTACGAGGCAGCTCTTGCTAGCACTTCCAATAACGACGCAAAAGACGAGTTGAATCGACGATTGGGAAGTGTTCGCAATGAACTGGGCGTTAAATATATGCATTGGGCACAGGAAGAGTATCAGCGGTTTTGGGAGTTACCGGAGGAAGAACGGGAACCATTCGAGAAGCCACAGGAAGAGCCCTGCAAGGTTGAGCCACTGTATCAGGTGCTGGCAAAGAAATCGTACGATTCCTTGCAGAAAGGAGTTGCTCTGTTTGAGGCAGTCAACGATAGCACCAATCTCGCGTTTCTGCTCTGCAACATGGGAAGGTTTATGCGGTTCCGGGCGCATATCCATCTGATTGGTGAAAG TCCAAACAACGTAAATCTCCAGAAAAAGTTTTATAATGAAGCATTTACACATTACCGGCGAGCACTAGCGGTGTTAGGATCGAAGAAGAAGAATCCTGACCTGTGGTCACTGGTAACGTGGGAGCTATCGACGGCAACATTCAATTTGGCGAAACAATTGCAAGATTACAGCGAAGCAGACCGCCATGGAAGGCACGATCAGGAAGAGATAGAACAAGAGGTGGTTGATATGCTCCAGAAAGCTTTGAAAATCTGCGACCAGGAGCAAAACGGTCCACGGCATGTGCTGTATGCTTTCCGAGCAGCTTTGATTCATCATAG AATCGCATCCTACTATCACTTTTCGTTCCGTTCCGCTGCCGAAGAACATCGCCGTAAAACGACCCTGCAACTGTGCAAGCTGCACTACGAGAAAGCAGCGAAAATGTTCGAAAGTCTTAGCGAACCCCAAGAGTATTTGCAGATTCAGATGGAACGCATTGCTCTGCAAGAGTACCAGTGCGAGCTAGCTCAAACGATTCCGGCCAAGCTTAGGCTACTTCAGCAGGCAGTCGATCTTTGCAAGCAGAGTCAACCGATGATCGAGTGCCTCTGCACCTCGAAATCCGTGGTTAGCACAACTAGCAACAACATAGATTTTGAAGAAACTCAAAAGCTTCTCGAACTGTTCGAAAAGCGTCTCCAAGTCATACTAAAAACCATAGCCAAACTATGGCTACTGTCGTCGAGTACGACAAAGAAGGGTGAATCGGACCGGCAAGCCACGCACTACAAGGCGCTGTTTGGATTGACCTTACAGAAACGACCCGCGGTATACACTGCCGATGATTCCACGCAAGGCAGCTCCAGCTCTGCCTCGAACAATGTGATTAAGGAAGTTGCCTTACACTTAGTGAAtctgctacagaaaatttgtgaTTTAGATAAGACCAATCATGGGTGA
- the LOC128743615 gene encoding DNA polymerase zeta subunit 2 — translation MSSNNETNYETDIIIELLEIYMNMILFGRELYPPAVFRERKAYNVPIRVSIFKPLNDYMEKTLLIARELKRQKKLSKVELLVYKDDADDYLESYVFELDHRDFALETDEHLIELEAQVRKSLLNLNGQLKALNKLPSNATFKVLLHTIEAAFARIENNPKLQKHPFVQQIERPQASKCSIQLLPVSHTATVGIQFYVEQYVH, via the exons ATGTCCTCAAATAATGAAACAAACTATG AAACCGATATAATCATCGAATTGTTGGAAATTTACATGAACATGATTCTATTTGGGCGTGAATTATATCCTCCTGCTGTATTCCGTGAGCGCAAGGCTTACAACGTTCCTATACGAGTTTCCATCTTTAAACCGTTAAACGATTACATGGAAAAGACACTACTGATCGCAAGGGAACTCAAACGACAGAAAAAACTCAGTAAAGTCGAATTATTAGTGTACAAAGATGATGCCGACGATTATCTTGAGAGCTACGTGTTTGAATTAGACCATCGGGATTTCGCTCTAGAAACGGACGAACATCTGATCGAGCTGGAAGCACAAGTCCGAAAGTCGCTGCTAAATCTAAACGGTCAACTTAAAGCACTGAACAAGCTACCGTCCAACGCAACATTTAAAGTATTGCTACACACCATTGAAGCCGCTTTCGCACGTATTGAAAATAATCCCAAACTACAGAAGCATCCTTTTGTGCAACAAATAGAACGGCCGCAAGCTTCAAAATGCAGTATACAGCTTCTACCGGTATCGCACACAGCTACCGTTGGAATTCAGTTTTATGTAGAACAATATGTCCATTAA
- the LOC128739602 gene encoding gametocyte-specific factor 1 homolog — protein MNRQLLSAEHSDLSLLGYEDIVECPYNRAHQIMSFRMQTHLFKCRKNHKDLKYVKCPFNETHDMPEQELKFHSSVCPDRETFDRYKYCISTSAATFAPEVAASAQATTEYTYNPKDDIDEESWETGCKVRPYNPAAYARRSNVIRRCTGMAPSEKKAFKEAERQRLAEMGRVVPPRGED, from the exons ATGAATCGTCAACTGTTGAG TGCAGAGCACAGCGATTTGAGTTTGCTTGGCTACGAGGACATTGTAGAATGTCCATATAATCGAGCCCATCAGATAATGTCCTTCCGGATGCAGACGCATTTGTTCAAGTGCCGAAAAAACCACAAAGATTTGAAGTACGTCAAGTGTCCGTTTAACGAAACTCACGATATGCCGGAACAAGAGTTGAAG TTTCATTCGAGCGTTTGCCCTGATCGGGAAACTTTCGACCGATACAAGTATTGCATTTCAACATCAGCTGCGACGTTTGCTCCAGAGGTCGCAGCAAGCGCCCAAGCAACGACGGAGTATACGTACAATCCGAAGGATGATATAGATGAAGAATCGTGGGAGACG GGCTGTAAAGTAAGGCCATACAATCCGGCTGCCTACGCGCGTCGCTCTAATGTAATTAGAAGGTGCACCGGGATGGCACCTTCGGAGAAGAAGGCGTTTAAGGAGGCTGAACGTCAACGCTTGGCAGAAATGGGACGCGTCGTGCCTCCCCGAGGCGAAGATTAA
- the LOC128743812 gene encoding protein PET117 homolog, mitochondrial → MSATSKIVLLGASVSSLGIIGYVHYRQNYDRAKLHEGVIRDVQRQQQRKIENTYNLQQQIERTKQLRQQLEQEEQSTVLMKTQ, encoded by the exons ATGTCGGCGACCTCAAAAATCGTTTTACTGGGTGCATCCGTAAGTTCCTTGGGCATTATAGGATATGTGCATTACCGGCAAAACTACGACAG AGCGAAGCTGCACGAAGGAGTCATACGAGACGTTCAGCGACAACAGCAGAGGAAAATCGAGAACACCTACAATTTACAGCAGCAAATCGAACGCACCAAGCAACTGAGGCAACAATTGGAACAAGAGGAGCAATCCACAGTACTGATGAAAACCCAATGA